One genomic segment of Vulpes vulpes isolate BD-2025 chromosome 2, VulVul3, whole genome shotgun sequence includes these proteins:
- the CBX4 gene encoding E3 SUMO-protein ligase CBX4 isoform X2, with the protein MGYRKRGPKPKPLVVQVPTFARRSNVLTGLQDSSADNRSKLELGGQGKGQGHQYELNSKKHHQYQPHSKERAGKPPPPGKSGKYYYQLNSKKHHPYQPDPKMYDLQYQGGHKEAPSPTCPDLGAKSHPPDKWAHGTGAKGYLGAVKPLAGAAGAPGKGSEKGPPNGMTPAPKEAVTGNGIGGKMKIVKNKNKNGRIVIVMSKYMENGMQAVKIKSGEAAEGEARSPSHKKRAAEERHPPADRTFKKAVVAEEKKAEAPAKRREEEAPGPGDPQPQDTAGSRKLSPTKEAFGEQPLQLTTKPDLLAWDPARSSHPPSHHHHHHHHHHHHHHAVGLNLSHARKRCLSETHGEREPCKKRLTARSISTPTCLGGSPAAEHPADVPPTATLPQPEVILLDSDLDEPIDLRCVKTRGEAGEPPSALQVKPEAPAAVAAVAAAPVAAAEKPLAEAQDEPEEPLSEFKPFFGNIIITDVTANCLTVTFKEYVTV; encoded by the exons ATGGGGTATCGGAAGAGAGGGCCGAAGCCCAAACCGCTGGTGGTGCAG GTACCTACCTTTGCCCGCCGCTCCAACGTGCTGACTGGTCTCCAGGACTCATCGGCAGACAACCGCTCTAAGCTGGAGCTGGGCGGTCAAGGCAAGGGCCAGGGCCACCAGTACGAGCTCAACAGCAAGAAGCACCACCAGTACCAGCCGCACAGCAAGGAGCGAGCCGGGAAACCCCCACCACCGGGCAAGAGTGGCAAGTACTACTACCAGCTCAACAGCAAGAAGCACCACCCCTACCAGCCCGACCCCAAAATGTACGACCTGCAGTACCAGGGCGGCCACAAGGAGGCGCCCAGCCCCACTTGCCCGGACCTGGGCGCCAAGAGCCACCCGCCCGACAAGTGGGCACACGGCACGGGGGCCAAGGGCTACCTGGGAGCTGTGAAGCCCCTGGCAGGTGCGGCCGGGGCTCCCGGCAAGGGCTCGGAGAAGGGCCCCCCCAACGGGATGACCCCGGCCCCCAAAGAGGCAGTGACGGGCAACGGGATTGGAGGCAAGATGAAGATCgtcaagaacaagaacaagaacggGCGCATCGTGATCGTCATGAGCAAGTACATGGAGAACGGCATGCAGGCGGTGAAGATCAAGTCCGGGGAGGCCGCGGAGGGCGAGGCGCGCTCCCCCAGCCACAAGAAGCGGGCCGCCGAGGAGCGCCACCCCCCGGCCGACAGGACTTTCAAAAAGGCCGTGGTGGCCGAGGAGAAGAAGGCGGAGGCCCCGgccaagaggagggaggaggaggcgcCGGGGCCCGGAGACCCGCAGCCCCAGGACACCGCCGGCTCCCGCAAGCTGTCCCCGACCAAGGAGGCCTTCGGCGAGCAGCCCCTGCAGCTCACCACCAAGCCCGACCTGCTGGCCTGGGACCCGGCCCGGAGCTCCCACCCGCcctcccaccatcaccaccaccaccaccaccatcaccaccaccaccacgccGTCGGCCTGAATCTCTCCCACGCGCGCAAGCGCTGCCTCTCCGAGACCCACGGCGAGCGCGAGCCCTGCAAAAAGCGCCTCACGGCGCGCAGCATCAGCACCCCCACCTGTCTGGGGGGGAGCCCGGCCGCCGAGCACCCCGCTGACGTGCCCCCCACCGCCACCCTCCCGCAGCCCGAGGTCATCCTGCTGGACTCGGATCTGGATGAGCCCATAGACTTGCGCTGCGTCAAGACGCGCGGCGAGGCCGGGGAGCCCCCCAGCGCCCTCCAGGTGAAGCCCGAGGCGCCCGCTGCGGTGGCGGCCGTGGCAGCTGCGCCGGTGGCCGCGGCCGAGAAGCCTCTGGCCGAGGCCCAGGACGAGCCCGAGGAGCCGCTGAGCGAGTTCAAACCCTTCTTTGGGAATATAATTATCACCGATGTCACCGCGAACTGCCTCACCGTCACGTTCAAGGAGTACGTGACGGTGTAG